From Amyelois transitella isolate CPQ chromosome 2, ilAmyTran1.1, whole genome shotgun sequence:
GCGATATAGAATTCAGAGCATTTCTTGATGCTGTAGGTCAAATCACCAACCCTACCAAGCTCAGAGAAGTTATTTATTGTGGTGGAATTGATCCAAGTTTGAGGTTTgtagctttttattatgttcttgTTTATTGCTTTTAGAGATAACACAGAAAATCAAACAGTGATGCTCATGAATGcttgaataatatttactgtTTGTGTTATTTCAGAAAAGTTGTTTGGAAACATATACTAAATGTATATCCAGACGGTATGAATGGCAAAGAAAGAATGGACTACATAAAGAGAAAAGCAAATGAATATTACAACCTCAGGGCTCGTTGGAAAGACTGTATACAGAAAGGGaaggtaaattatttaacaacaaCTCCCTCTTTATTTAtgcaatattcttttttacattacCATATCATTTCCTTTTAAATCTCTCTATTATTATGCccaaacaaataataacgGACGAAAATCTATCAAGTagtcatcaaaatcagaataTTTATGTACGCATTGGGCGTTCTACTTTACAATCGGACTTCTTCTTGAGAtctaaatttgattaaaaaataaaagggtatatattttttataaaatacatatttattcattcttaAGGTTTCcaaggttttaaaaatatgtatgtcacaatgatttgataaaaagtaaatttcgacaaatattgaattttttttcggAGGAGTCACGTCATTGTCGGTAGGAAAGTTGAACGCCCCAggcaaaaattaatatttattatgtcgGATGACTGAACTcattaaaagattattttcagGTGAACAGTGACTTGGCTTATGTCACTGGGATGGTTCGGAAAGACGTCCTGCGAACAGACAGACATCACAACTTCTACGCCGGCAGCGATGACAACCAAAATATTGCGTCCCTCTTCAATATACTGACgacgtatgtatttttaaatttgttgacCAAACCCATGGTTAAATCTAGTGAAGCAATTGCAGCTAAGTTTTGTTTCTGTATAATTTTGCAATGATGGTGAACACAGTAATtatccataaaaataaattaattgtatgtaacacaagtttaatttatttcaggtATGCCTTAAACCATCCAACAGTAAGTTACTGCCAGGGAATGTCAGACCTCGCCTCGCCTTTACTCGTGACGATGGGGGACGAAGCGCACGCGTACATCTGCCTCTGCGCCCTCATGGCTCGTCTCTATCCCAACTTCTTGTTAGACGGCGAAGCTATGACCCTTAAGTTCTCTCATCTCACTGAATCTCTACAAGTATATGACCCTGATTTTTACACTTACTTGAAATCACAGCAAGCTGACGATTTACTGTTCTGCTATCGATGGTTATTACTAGAGATGAAGCGCGAGTTCGCATTCGACGATGCACTAAGGATGCTCGAAGTTTTGTGGGCATCTTTACCACAAAAAACTCCTGCTGTGGAATTGCCACttaaagaaaaagattttGATCCATCTGTAGAAACTGAAGATAACCCTCCTCCAGTTAGCCCGTTAATTAAAGCACCACGAGAAAATGCCTATACAAAAGTTTGTGCAATACGACGCCAAAGTTCAAGTTTCAGTTTAGCTAACGTGAAAGCACCGAAACTAGCTACTTGTAGACAGATGAACCACAGCCTCGACGAAAGCGCTGCTCGGAAGTTAATTACTAATTCGTCTCTTAGACACGCCAAAGAATTCAAAAGTCTGGATGACGCAGTTTTACAAGCTCGTAAATCAAAAAGCGACAAAACTGAAAATGGACGTGATAGTAAAGAAAGTATGATATtagtaaaagaaacaaaattgcaTCTGAAGCAGAGTATGAAGAGTGTTCCTGAAGACAGTAAACCTACAGATTCAAACACGCTGGTTCCTAGCTCGTGGTCAAGCACTGGAAGTTTGGTAAACGGTAGTAATCAGCCCGATAATAAAAAACCTTTAGGAAGCCAAATTCGTCAGTTACGGGATAAGATTTCAgtacataacaaaaaattcttctcatcGTTAGATAAGCTAGATGACTCTTCTAGTTCAGATTCGGCCAGTAAACCACAAGTGAAAATGATCAAAAATCTAAATGAATTTCTTAACCTAAACTTTGCGCCTGGGAGCAAAGTTGGTGCTGTCAAACAAGAAAAACTACAAAGAACACATTCCGCTATTGAACGCCATTCGAAAGAATGTCctaaaattatgttaacaAAGACATCATTTGACGAAAGTGATTTAGGTGCATTTAAAGATCAGTCACTcgataataagataaaaagtatttataacgAGGGAAACGACGGAAGCAGTCCAGATGATTCACAAGAATATTATCCTATGACAACATCCATGACAAGAGAATTAAGACTTGAATTAGAACACCTAGACCGCCAGGTGTTCGGACCGTCGTATGTCAGCCGGTGCAGTATGATATGCGACTCTCCTTCCGATTCGACAAGCACTGACGAAAAACCTACTAACGactgtacctacattaaacaAACCAGGGTCAGGACAGATACTTTAGAAACTATGAACGAAGGTAGAGAACAAATCGAAATGGCAAAAAAATCCCCTTTGCTTgatacaattaaatcaaacgCTAGAAGTGCAGAAGACATATACTTATGGGAGAATCCTCTGCACAGGAACACACCGACGACGCGCACGACAGCCAGCTGTCCGCAGACACCGGACGAGCAAGCCGAACTCGAGTTAGACGACACCGGTGAAATCTTCGAGGAACACTCAGGCAAGAAGTCCATCACTCCCATTAGATTACTGAGGAAAAACCACTCTCTTGAACGACCAGAACCTTACAAAGATGCCAGATATTCTAATACGCATTCGAGCGAATCAGATTCTTCGGAGATAACGCCATCCGATGTGCCCGAAACGCCTACCCTTATGAATAGTCAACAAGAAGTTACTACAAATTCTTCTAGGTCACAAAAATTCTTTTCGAGTATGTCACAAGAGTTAGAAAATGCGAAAAGAAATTGTGAATCTCTTTTGAACGCAAAACAGCCACATTTACATAGTGTGGCATCaaccataaataattttcagaaaaagtaTGAAGTTTTCAAACCGCCAGCCCAGAGGAATGTTATGACGAGCTCGACCAATAGCGATTGTTCAGCAAAATTTACTGTCAGCAATCTACCACCACCACATTTCTTCGGCGGCGGTAACCCTTTTCTTATGTTTCTCTGTCTCACAGTGTTATTACAGCACAGGGACTACATTATGCGAAACCGAATGGATTATAACGAACTCGCTATGCACTTCGATAAAATGGTACGTAAACACAACGTAAACAGGGTGCTGAACCAAGCTCGACAAATGTATGCCATTTATTTGAAGCAACAAGCACACAAAACAGGCGACGTGACAACTTGAGAgaactaattatttattacatgatCAAACGTGATACaaacaagttatttattacatgatCTCCTTATTTTTTGCTCAGACAAATAGACTACTaggtttttttgtaaaatattaaagtgtAATATAAGAActtgtaaatttgttttaaaaatttctcaTTTCGTATTTAATTCATATGGCTCACTTCCAAAATTCATATAGGGCTTGCTTTTCTATGAAATGATATTATAGAGTTTGTAATTATGTGACTTAAGTGCAATAATCTGCCAATAATTCAGAATCttgttatttaattctatACAGTCGGTGATTTAACAAGTAACAACTTACAACATTCCAAACAgatagaattttaataataaaagattaatTTGCAATAATTAACAGGTGTATTTTAACTTTGgtttaatttgtttcattCCAAAGAACTTTTATTTAAGGTCTCAACAATATGTGATATATTTACTGTATTTAATCTAgtataagtttaataataaatttgtttttcaaagtaatatttgaaaataatatgtaatcaAGCACAATAATATACTTCACATATTCTCATATATTGGTAActacagataaaaatatttttcaatcaaaCAATAAATGAATGGCATTCTAGTCTTTCGCATATTATAGTGGCGCTTATGGCTTGgcctaaatatatttaaataataacttatttgACCTGTACCCATCCATATTTATTCGAAATTCTAACTGTGAATTAAAATGTTCTGtaaataaagtacttatacAACATTGAatactgattttttttccCTATGAGACTGCCATgaatagataaaaattaaaatgcatCGTACttgttaatttgtatttattaaagccttaaggtttactttccaattaacaaaataaaaatacctacttaatatcaCAATTATTCCATGAAGATATAGAATAATTACTGAAAATTTCGCGTTATTTGAGTATCTATATAgctagaaattaataaaatgaaatgggTGTAACTAATTTACTTTCTCCTGTTGCCGCCTCCCCCAGACAAGATGATTGCAATGCGCATGAAGATATTAAGAACATCCAAATATACTGAGATTGCCCTGGAACAAAGaaagatattttctttatttcttatgatacacatacatattagtctcgaaaagtatttttagacAATATCTATATGTGGAAAGAGACTATAAACAGTTTCACACTTTTGTCAATGTGCTTATTCCtttcctaagtcgccttttacaaaatccatgggaaTTCTAAAGAAATAGAACCAACTAACACATAACAATTGAGTTTGGACAACACCAAACATAAATGTGTCAGCATATTCCTGAATGATTCTTTCCAAGAATGCTAAAGAATATGGCTGTAAAAAGATTAACAAGATTATCAACCTacctttttatatatgtatgtgttacaATAATGTTtcggataaaaacgtgactaCCATTTACCGTTAAAACCAAGGGTCATGACCTAATtagcaccccgggctcctctccagagaggtgaggatgtaactgggTTTTACGCCAgaagtaatttacaaaatacaaatgtatagcacaataggcggacttaatgctagacgCATTTATCTACCAGTAAACCAGAAGTCAACGTTCCTGaatcttttttcaataagCATCCATAACCTTATCGCTACTACAAGAAGTACTTACGAATTGATTGGGTCATAAGGCTGCATTCCGTATTTGGGGTGCATTTCTGCGCGTTTGATGATCGCTTGCGTATCGTATAGTAGGAACCCGCTGAATACTATTAATCCACCATAGAGACTAAGTGAATATAATCCTGAAATAAGATTACATTTGTAAAAGTTTGCAACTTTAGATAACAAATTGGTTTCTAACTTAGCAAATACATTTGaaagttttattctttaaatttcgtaaaaaccaattaatcataacaatgtgtattctctcgtccacatttgaGACTAaactcgcccctagccatgtatctatcggcgcggcagaccttgtATTGACGGATATTGGGAGCGGAAAAAAGAAACGTAGGTGGAGGGAAACTGAATCTTCTTTTAGCTAGAACGGTATGCAtcctgctgaaagccgcttcgCGAAGGAAAGGAAGGAGAAGAGGaagaatgaaggataagattgagtaggtaagtatgccagatgatggataaaaggaagagagttatgaatgtgaatgaagcgaaagaacagagatcatggcaagtgaaaagatgtagtctctacggaaaaaggcgtgatattatgtatgtatgtaaattgtgcATACTGACCAGCGCCGAGCGCGGAGGTGGGCGGCAGGAACATGCCGGCGAGCGAGGCGGCGAACACGGCGCCGAGCCCCATGGCCAGCGGCGCGCGCAGGTTCAGGAACTCGCCCGACGGCGCGCACACGGCGATCGTGCTCAGCCCGCCCACCACGCCCGCCGTGTACCTGTGCCACGGAAACATAAgctatacttacttaaattatcaCCATTATTTTGGCGATACAAACCCTTCTTTACGAGAAGACATTAAATGTAGCTAACTAAAAATActctcaattttgtttttataatttacaacttatatttgtactatatttacttatattaaatttacaagtaATAGCTCGTGAAAGATCATTGTTACCATGCAGCCCGAGTCAAAATTGGTCCGCCGAGGAAGCACATGGGCGCGATCACAGCCCCCATGATGGCGGTGTGCACCACCCAGGCAAGTTGTTTAGCACCCACCCCGGGGGTGTATTCCATCCCACGAACCACCATGCCCGAGCCAATCATTAAGCCCATTGTGACTAGAATTGActgaaatatacaaaaaaaataaatataatgatttggttcaatttttgtattgtgtcccatacatatttattactgctcaaatttaaatcttttgtttaaatttaaactatttgaatcacaattctatattaaatatttttaagctgaatgtggcctgacagtcttctcaagattgttggctctgtctaccccgcaagggttatagacgtgattatatgtatgtattactgtTCAATGTCATATTAATTTGCATctgcaaaatatttacaatattagtttcCTATTAACACTATGAGTGATAAGTctgtttttatacttttattgttatagTGTGTATGACataactttatatatatttttaatttagtaaaaaaaatcatgcacATATACAATCTAGTTTTATTCTtggtattttaattacttgcTAACAATAAGCAAAAACAGTTTACCCACCACCCATCCATTTCGGGCCACCAAGTTCAGTAAAGCGGGAGTCCTGAATACTGTGATTGCGCTGCCAGCAGTCAGTGCCAGCGATGCAGCTATGTAACCATAAGTCGCCTTGATTCGATCTTTTACGTACTCAGGCCACAAGCTGTAAAATAATACTCATATTCATATACATcaagaatataatattactatttgaaattcataaaaaaatattgtttgttatgcAAATATGAGAAAGATCAATAAATGACTAAAATAATAAGGACAAAATTTGAGATTGcaaatttataattgaattCAGTTACGGGCAATGGGCTAGTTACCTGTCACTTGAACTTGGCCTTGTAGTATAGTATGTTCAATATGTCGGCTCCATCAACCTCATAAAGGATACcaacgtgattataagtatgtttgtatgtacaaaatttgTGAACAAATCTGAgccaaaaattttataattacatttaatacatactttaaagttaaattatatcGAGGGTAGAAAAAATGGTAGCTTATCAACATGTCAAAAAAAGATGGATGTTGTCAGCATAGCACTATCTTATGCACACAACATAATGGTATTTTTGTACAACACCATATGAAAGACATTTAAGAAATTAACTTTCAAAGAACTCAGTtcctttaaataatatatggtCAATTCAAAACTAATGCTTCATGAAGATGTTGGGTGGGAAATGTACCACTAAAATTATGTGTGTTGGAGTTCttgtttaatgtaatttatgtaGTATACTAACTGTGCCTCTTGTAATGTTCCTGGTTTAACTCCTGATCCATAATAGCAAAGTGCAACAATGCCAACAGCTGAAGCACCCGCCAATGCACCTTTCCCAATACTAAATgctgaaatattttcatatttaggtattttaaaattgtggtTACTGCaagtttttatatacctattaagattaaaattatttcataataaaagtaatatccattcttataatataaaaaaaaaacaatttcaaacaaCACAAATCTGAGTTGAAAGCCTGTAGGAAAATGTCTTATCAGATTTACATCCATATAGATGTTTCATTTGATTTAGTTTTTGAGTAGGTAACATCcttaccactctggagaggatccTGGGGTATGCCTTGTCCATGGATACTGGATTGGgcaagtcaagtttttacacaagCGACTCTCTTCTGACCTCTGTAACTTTTGCAGTAGaacctaacctgtattggattgatcatggtaacacaaccaattgcctgaatgtgcaggtttcctcatgctgtattccctcaccataagagcattggttagtattcaaactaatatacataactacgaaaaataatcattggtacatggcccaGGTGGGATTTCAACATGCACCCCTTTTTACAGGGCACCTTATCGATTCCAACACCGACGCTCTAagtagtattataaatatagtataattattacttataagtAAAATAGATGCTCACATTTAACTTACACTTTTTGCTtgatagatataaataaaaatatatgggCCTAGCCCTTATTTCTAAAACTAACCATTTGGCCCAGCAGGAGCCATCAACTTCTCCCAAAAAGAAGGCTGTGTCCTGGTGGCAGTCCTGGTACGAACGTCGCGGGCATAATTTCTTACTACGTAGTTTTTAGGGATAAATCTTTGTGGTACTGGAGTTTTTAGCGTCTGGGTGACGCTTAATGCGGATCGAGCCAAACACAAACGAGATAACATTGTGATGCAACCTGGTGAAATTAAGAACTCTGATTTATTGTTAGGTACAAATTGACGGATTAattaagagagagagagagtaaagaaaacatataaaataaaaattacgaatGCGCACCGATAGATTTCCGATTTCAAATatgacaattttaaataaatttaaacaaatctcGAAGCAAAATGTTAACTCCGCTGTTATCAGTAGCACTTATCACAACACTAATAGAATGAATTTTTCAAGGAGTCTGGAGGgcgtgtaaaataaaattgaattttctgGAAAAATCTGATGAGTTCAAAGAAAATCGCTGTTTTCTTTTCTACGTCAAGGAAGTCAGGCAAACTGACAATAGATCGCATCTGTCATCATGAGGTCATCCTTAGCCCCAGCTCAGCTGTCACATATAACCATAGTCTAAAGGACTCTATTCAATTGCCAATTTGTCTCCAGCTTGCTCTCTGCAGGCAAGTTGCAGACAAGTACCCGGCAGCCGCTTAGAGTATCGGCAGGCTCTTCCACACATAGCAGTGCCGGAACTTTTGTGCTTCCCTcagatttacaattttttgacTTGGCTTACGGCTCACCGGGCTTATCAAGGTCCTTTGCATATCTATACCATAATGATTGTCATAGTTTGACATTAACAACTTTTAAAGATCTTGGCTGACTGGCTGTTCAACTGGAGGCttgagaaaagaaaaaaaaaactgtcaaaTCAACGTGGTTTTTGAATTCAAAGTATTGTTGGTTGATGTATGGTATGGTTAATGTGGCTGATATAAGAATAATTGTGGCGTGGCGGTGAATTTCAGtgctttttatttagtaattgGTAATACTGcaacacaaaacaaaacagcAAAATGAAACCTACTGATCAATCAGgtaaaattccaagtttggtTATGTTTATGATACTATGTTTTTCATGCTGCCCTTGATGATTGGAATTAATGATTGAGAAAAAATGTGCGCACCTTTTCCCAAATTCTGACCTCCTCTCCCCTTGGACACTTAAAAGGCACAGACCCtcaacatattaaaaaataatgtatctaAGTTCTCCACTTGAGCACCTAGATCGAACGTCAGGCAAATTATCttagtactagaggccgcccgcgacttcgtccgcatggaaaccctatcaatcccgcgggaactctgggataaaaagtagcctatgtgttattctgggtcttcagctacctacataccaaatttcatggtaatcggttcagtagtttttgcgtgaaagagtaacaaacatccatacatccatacaaactttcgcctttataatattagtaggaagtagtaggatgtattgttatatgtgtataatatatgtatgttagtatgtatttattaaaaagtttttacatatatattaggTAACATGTGAAATTGGAGTCTTCTTGTTTTCACTTTTAACACAAATTTATTCTCTTTGGTTaggaattccaaattcaaatttttacagCAAACTATTTACATTAACTATGTAAGTATGAGTTCCATAGCAGTGCTGCTGAAACAGCTCCAAGGGTTAATGATGTGTATGGTGGTCGTGTCGCAAAAGAAAACACTGTtgtgtgttattattattgggaaataataattaagtttacATTATAACATTGGTACTGGCTTAAGGGTATATGAAATGAAGATATCAGTTTGTTGAAATAAGTGACCCGCCCCAGCTTTGCACTGGGTACTTGTGTTATATAAGTAAACCTTCTTCTTGAATCactttctatttaaataatccCCAGATGTAGTTGGGTCGTTTTTCAATAGGCACAGATAGTGTAAAGGGAATTTCTATTTTAGTCATAATTCTGATTGAACAAATACTAGTATACAATGGAATTACACACAAATATtgtctaaatataaaatctaaatGATGTTCTATTATGCATtaccaatattaaattattattgtaaccaatattaaatattcattatgtTGCAGATTCTGAAGACGAGTTAAATGCTGAGAgtcataaaaaatctttagagaaattaaaaaagattgaCCCTGATTTCTACAATTTCCTGGAGGAAAATGATGAAAATCTCTTGAACTTTGATGAAGACTCTGAAGACGATAAAGATGAGGAgtctgatgatgatgatgcaaCTGTACATGTTCCAGGACCACTCAAAGGGGACAGCGATGAGAGTGACTTTGAGGTAACATTGTTGTGCTTAATATTATTACCTGTGACAAcattttgttgtaaatatttgtgttatgtaagcatgtaatattttacaaatgtgTACTGACTGAAATGTCTCAAGATactataagtttataaatatgttctAACCTTATGTGATTGTTATATGCAGAATTGGCATGCGGCTTGATCTCATAATTCATTGAAACTTGTAGCAAActgtgtaaaatatatttaaagatcTTAAATTGAATGCATATTTGATTATAGGATGAGGAAGCCAAACCAGTGCGAGGAAAAATCTCCCTTAAAATGGTGTCTCAATGGCAGGCTGAACTACAAAGCGATGGCAGGGTGAAGCTTGCCACACTCACTACTGTTATTAAAGCATTCAATGCAGCTATGATGCGTGCAACCAGTGAAGATGGCACTTCAGAGGGAGAGTATAAAGTGGAAGGTGCACATTTGTATTAGTAATTTTTGTAACTCCATATGATTCAACATCTTGTTATAGAAATAATCAAGTtcttactatttaaatttatgaacacacataaaaataaatgtatttaacacTTTCAGGTTCTTCAATATTCAATGCTGTTATACAAATGTGTGTCCTTTATTTACCAAatgcaataaagaaatatttaggCACAGagcagtctggaaaagacccTAAAAGTTGTAAACACTTTGTGAAAGTAAAAGGACCACTGTCTGCTTACTTGACTGACTTATTGAAGTTACTTGGAGGTGTTACATCTGAGAATATTCTGACTGTGCTTCTTAAACATTTACATCagatgtgtgtgtatgtagcTTGTTTTGGAAGAACAGCCAAGCAGGCACTTAAAAAACTTATTGTTTTTTGGAGCACTGGTGAAGAAACAGTGAGAGTCTTAGCATTCCTCTGTATATTGAGAATCACACGGAATCAGCAAGCAACATTGCTTGACAAAGTACTTAAGACAATGTACATGACTTATGTCAAGAACTGTAAGTTTGTAAGTCCAAGTACTTGGCCAGGAATCAATTTTATGAGACGGTCATTGGTGGAGATGTTCACTTTGGACTTGAATGTTTCATACCAGCATGTGTTTCTGTACATCAGACAACTGGCTATCCATTTGAGAAATGCTATAGTTGTACAGAAGATAGAGAGTCGCCAAGCAGTATACAACTGGCAGTTCATAAACTCTCTACATCTGTGGGcagatttgttagcagcaacaTCAAACAAGTCCCAACTGCAGCCTCTGACTTATCCCTTGGTGATGGTTATAACTAACACAATCAAGCTAGTACCTACACACCAATATTACCCATTAAGATTTCACTGTGTTGAAATACTGATAAATTTATCTAAAGAAACAAATACTTTTATCCCTATTTTACCATTTTTAGTGGaggtttgtatttttatatttgtttgtatattcataatttatatttacaatttttagttacatatcgaataattttatgttatattttcagGTTTTGACTACAtatgatttcaataaaaaacataaaaaagtttCAATGAAACCATTAGACTTTTCATGCATCCTAAGGTGTGCTAAATCCCAATTAATGGAGAATGGATTTAAGGATTCCGTCATTGAGAGAGTGTATGCTTTGCTGCTGGAGTACACAGCTAGCATTTCCCATACAATTTGTTTCCCAGATGTCATGTTACTGGCAGTGATAAAGGTATATCTCTATTATCCTATACAGTCAAACTACTTTTTACCCTTAGTTACCTTCAGAAGAATattggttttttatttttatataagttttaatataaaaggtATAATAAAAGATTGGTTCAATAAATAACGCGTAAAGAAAAAACACAATTAAACTGACTTTcgtatttatgatattagttgGGTTGCATATTTTAtgcaaagtttttttattaacctttATATTTGTTGCAGC
This genomic window contains:
- the LOC106129014 gene encoding growth hormone-inducible transmembrane protein is translated as MLSRLCLARSALSVTQTLKTPVPQRFIPKNYVVRNYARDVRTRTATRTQPSFWEKLMAPAGPNAFSIGKGALAGASAVGIVALCYYGSGVKPGTLQEAHLWPEYVKDRIKATYGYIAASLALTAGSAITVFRTPALLNLVARNGWVSILVTMGLMIGSGMVVRGMEYTPGVGAKQLAWVVHTAIMGAVIAPMCFLGGPILTRAAWYTAGVVGGLSTIAVCAPSGEFLNLRAPLAMGLGAVFAASLAGMFLPPTSALGAGLYSLSLYGGLIVFSGFLLYDTQAIIKRAEMHPKYGMQPYDPINSAISVYLDVLNIFMRIAIILSGGGGNRRK
- the LOC106129005 gene encoding nucleolar complex protein 2 homolog isoform X2: MKPTDQSDSEDELNAESHKKSLEKLKKIDPDFYNFLEENDENLLNFDEDSEDDKDEESDDDDATVHVPGPLKGDSDESDFEDEEAKPVRGKISLKMVSQWQAELQSDGRVKLATLTTVIKAFNAAMMRATSEDGTSEGEYKVEGSSIFNAVIQMCVLYLPNAIKKYLGTEQSGKDPKSCKHFVKVKGPLSAYLTDLLKLLGGVTSENILTVLLKHLHQMCVYVACFGRTAKQALKKLIVFWSTGEETVRVLAFLCILRITRNQQATLLDKVLKTMYMTYVKNCKFVSPSTWPGINFMRRSLVEMFTLDLNVSYQHVFLYIRQLAIHLRNAIVVQKIESRQAVYNWQFINSLHLWADLLAATSNKSQLQPLTYPLVMVITNTIKLVPTHQYYPLRFHCVEILINLSKETNTFIPILPFLVEVLTTYDFNKKHKKVSMKPLDFSCILRCAKSQLMENGFKDSVIERVYALLLEYTASISHTICFPDVMLLAVIKLKQFQKTCSVANYTKKLRQLLEKMEENSKFIEIERSKVSFALSDDKMVTAWETSIRTKGTPLLTYYENWNKVNKIQKRKKISKNDEIAGELPKIKRPKLANEEGAKPKNEKKGPMVLFPSDSEDDNIKFGEEDTKPTKVKKTKKKKEARKKIPQEETDDIVDKEDIVQDFSVTEW
- the LOC106129013 gene encoding uncharacterized protein LOC106129013 — protein: MFGISKEAVRVKVKKCEGKLQPELRKFSVDPQITSLEVLQSILVKAFDIKSDFTLSYRTVDDYGQEVYLPLLSDWDLDAAFLKAHNIALNQKSEPCVQLKVDMKPFAEASEDWEPPNINTAVTATSQSFRESPTTTATIQQTEKVESQTGLQGLFMNQVEKTFNIVSRALNLYEDPNNPPRPPLSDIEFRAFLDAVGQITNPTKLREVIYCGGIDPSLRKVVWKHILNVYPDGMNGKERMDYIKRKANEYYNLRARWKDCIQKGKVNSDLAYVTGMVRKDVLRTDRHHNFYAGSDDNQNIASLFNILTTYALNHPTVSYCQGMSDLASPLLVTMGDEAHAYICLCALMARLYPNFLLDGEAMTLKFSHLTESLQVYDPDFYTYLKSQQADDLLFCYRWLLLEMKREFAFDDALRMLEVLWASLPQKTPAVELPLKEKDFDPSVETEDNPPPVSPLIKAPRENAYTKVCAIRRQSSSFSLANVKAPKLATCRQMNHSLDESAARKLITNSSLRHAKEFKSLDDAVLQARKSKSDKTENGRDSKESMILVKETKLHLKQSMKSVPEDSKPTDSNTLVPSSWSSTGSLVNGSNQPDNKKPLGSQIRQLRDKISVHNKKFFSSLDKLDDSSSSDSASKPQVKMIKNLNEFLNLNFAPGSKVGAVKQEKLQRTHSAIERHSKECPKIMLTKTSFDESDLGAFKDQSLDNKIKSIYNEGNDGSSPDDSQEYYPMTTSMTRELRLELEHLDRQVFGPSYVSRCSMICDSPSDSTSTDEKPTNDCTYIKQTRVRTDTLETMNEGREQIEMAKKSPLLDTIKSNARSAEDIYLWENPLHRNTPTTRTTASCPQTPDEQAELELDDTGEIFEEHSGKKSITPIRLLRKNHSLERPEPYKDARYSNTHSSESDSSEITPSDVPETPTLMNSQQEVTTNSSRSQKFFSSMSQELENAKRNCESLLNAKQPHLHSVASTINNFQKKYEVFKPPAQRNVMTSSTNSDCSAKFTVSNLPPPHFFGGGNPFLMFLCLTVLLQHRDYIMRNRMDYNELAMHFDKMVRKHNVNRVLNQARQMYAIYLKQQAHKTGDVTT
- the LOC106129005 gene encoding nucleolar complex protein 2 homolog isoform X1, with the translated sequence MKPTDQSDSEDELNAESHKKSLEKLKKIDPDFYNFLEENDENLLNFDEDSEDDKDEESDDDDATVHVPGPLKGDSDESDFEDEEAKPVRGKISLKMVSQWQAELQSDGRVKLATLTTVIKAFNAAMMRATSEDGTSEGEYKVEGSSIFNAVIQMCVLYLPNAIKKYLGTEQSGKDPKSCKHFVKVKGPLSAYLTDLLKLLGGVTSENILTVLLKHLHQMCVYVACFGRTAKQALKKLIVFWSTGEETVRVLAFLCILRITRNQQATLLDKVLKTMYMTYVKNCKFVSPSTWPGINFMRRSLVEMFTLDLNVSYQHVFLYIRQLAIHLRNAIVVQKIESRQAVYNWQFINSLHLWADLLAATSNKSQLQPLTYPLVMVITNTIKLVPTHQYYPLRFHCVEILINLSKETNTFIPILPFLVEVLTTYDFNKKHKKVSMKPLDFSCILRCAKSQLMENGFKDSVIERVYALLLEYTASISHTICFPDVMLLAVIKLKQFQKTCSVANYTKKLRQLLEKMEENSKFIEIERSKVSFALSDDKMVTAWETSIRTKGTPLLTYYENWNKVNKIQKRKKISKNDEIAGELPKIKRPKLANEEGAKPKNEKKGPMVLFPSDSEDDNIKFGEEDTKPTKVKKTKKKKEARKKIPQEETDDIVDKEDIVQDFSVTEWK